From the Chryseobacterium sp. G0201 genome, the window CGTTCAGGGAAAAGATTATAACAAAAAAGGAATCGGGATCTGGTTTGAAATGGTGGAACCTACTGACGTTGATCTTTTCTTATATAAAACAAAAATAAGTGCCGGATATGATTATCTGACAACAACTTACACCAAAGACAATATTAAAGCTCCGCAAAATCAATTCTACTTTTTTGGGGAACATAATTATAATATCAACGGAAATCATTTCCTGAATATAAAGGCAGAAGGAGCCATGATGGACTCAAAAGTTGAGTTCTCTGCCAACGAATTATATCGTTTTGGAGGCTGGAATTCCATGCGGGGATTCAATGAAAACTCCTTAGCCGCCGATTTCTATTATTATGGAAGTTTAGAATATCGATACCTCATCGGAAATCAGGCCTTTTTTGATGTCTTCGGACAATACGGACAGCTCAATAATAAATCATTAAATGTCAAACCTAAGCTCTACAGTGTCGGGCTCGGATTCAACTTCTTCATTCCGATCGGGTTGATGAGCTTCCAACTGTCGAATGGGAACGAATTTGGGAATCCGTTTAAATTCAATGATATAAAAATCCATTGGGGAATCTTGAGTAGATTTTAAGATTAAAAACATCCTTTTACCTATTAATAATACTATTTAAAATAAAGCAAAAACTCTTATATAAATAGCTTTTTCCGCTTTATCCTTTCGTTAATTTTTCCATTGTCTCTTATTGAAATCGTATTTTTATCTTAATGCAGGATTAAGATTTAAGTAACAGTGTACCGCTAAATTTGCTCTCAAAAAAAATGAAGAAGACTTTAGCTACTTTTGCGATTTTTTTACTCCCCCTTTATTTAACTGCCCAAGAGATCAACATTTCCGGAAATGTAAAATCCGAAAATGGTTCTACAATTTCAGGTGTAAATATCACCGACAAAAACTCAGGAAAATCTGTAACGACAGATCAAAACGGTAATTTTACCATCACAGCCAATCCTAAAGATATTCTTGAATTTTATTCTCCGGAATTTTCAAGTTACTCCATTGAGGTTTCTTCTAAAAGAAATTATTCTGTTGTCTTAAAAAAGGTAAGTGAAAAACAAATTGAAGGCGTTGTAATTACCGCTCTGGGTATTGCGAAAAAGAAAGAAAAAATTGGTTATTCCACTCAGGAAGTCGGGACAAAACAATTTGAATCTATTACAACACCAAGCATTGGAAATCTGTTTTCAGGGCAGGTTGCCGGATTGAATGTTTCGAACCCAACAGGAATGCAGCAGGCTCCGGAATTTACGTTAAGAGGAAATTCCAATTTAGTTTTTGTTATTGATGGAGTAATTGTTGAAAAAGGAGTTTTTCAGAATTTAGATCCCAATAATATTGAAAATATCAATGTTCTGAAAGGCGCTCCTGCATCTGCATTATACGGTTCTAGAGGAAGATACGGGGCGGTTTTAATCACAACAAAAAGTGCTAAAAAGAAAGGCTTCACCGTTGAGTTTTCTCAAAATACAATGGTTACAGGCGGATTTACCAATCTTCCAAAAACTCAGACAGAATACGGAAATGGTTCTCACGGACAATATGAATTCTGGGACGGCGCTGACGGCGGGGTGAATGACGGAGATATGATCTGGGGTCCAAAATTCGTTCCCGGAACTAAAATCGCACAATGGAACAGTCCGATCCGAGATAAAGTAACCGGACAAACAATTCCGTGGTATGGAGCAGTGACCGGAACTCAGTACAATGATAAATCAAGATATGAAAGAGTTCCGATCGATTGGGAATATCATGATAATCTTTCTACTTTCTTAAAACCTGCGGTTATTAACAATAACAGTTTTTCCGTAAGCTATAAAAATAATAAAGATACCTACAGGCTTTCCGGGAATTTCATGAATTATGATGACAGAGTTCCGGAAGCTTATCTGCAACGTTATGGAATTAATTTTTCTTCAGAAAATCATTTGGGAGACAAATTAATTTTTGACACAAAGTTTAATTTTACACAGACCTTTACTCCAAACATTCCGAATTACGACTACAATCCGAGTGGTCACATGTACACAATCCTGATCTGGATGGGTGGCGATGTAGACGGAAGAGATCTTAAAAACCATATGTGGATTCCCGGAAAAGAGGGAACTGCCCAGGCAAATTGGAACTACGCTTGGTACAACAACCCTTGGTTCGGAGCCGAATACTACAAAAATAAAAACAGAACTGATGTTATCAATGCACAGACCGGTTTAGAGTATAAAGCCACACAGGATTTCTCCGTAAAAGGGAAAATATCTCTTGTTGAGAACCATAACAAGCAGGAAATTTTAAGTCCGTATTCTTATTTCAATTACAGCGCACCGAGAAGTGGCGGTTATATTTTGAACGATACGAAAACCTGGAATCTCAACTCTGATGTTTTAGCAACTTATAAAAAGAAAATTTCAGACAATTTTGATTTCACGATCAATGCCGGAGGTTCTACTTTTTATTATAAAAACGATGTTGACAACGCTTCAACAGACGGTTTGAAAGTACCTGAACAATATACGTTAGACAACTCTATAGGTTCTGTAAAATATTACGATTATTTAAAGGAAAAATTAATTTACAGTGTCTATTCTACGATCGACGTTGGTTTGTATAATGCTTTTTTCATCAACGTTTCAGGGCGTAATGACTGGTCTTCAACCTTACCGAAAGCTAATAGATCATATTTCTATCCGTCTGCTTCATTAAGTGCAGTGATTTCGAATTTAGTTAAAATGCCGGAATCTATTAATTTACTAAAATTATCAGCTTCATGGGCAAAAGTAGCGTACGATTTTCAGCCTTATTCAATTCGAAATTATTACTTGAATAATAGCGGTGTTACCTACAACGGAAATCCTACTTATTATTATCCGACAACGCTGAATTATGAAAATTCTTTAAAACCTGAACAGACAAAATCTTATGAATTAGGATTAAGCGCAGGCTTATTCAATAACAGAATTACATTAGACGCAACGTATTTCAGAACATTGGATTATAATAATATCCTTCAGTTCCCGAGTGCGCAGTCATCAGGTTTCACTTCGCAATACGTCAATGGAAATGAATATACCACAAAAGGTGTTGAAATTTCATTAGGATTAGTTCCGATTAAAACCGCCAATTTCACTTGGAAATCTTTGATCAACTGGAGTAAGTATGAACAAAAATTAACTTCCATTTATGGAGATATGCCAAATTACAATAACATCAAGCTTGGTGAAAGAATGGACAGTTATTATGACATCACATGGCAAAAATCTCCGGACGGAAAAGTCATTTTGGATGCAGAAACAGGAATGCCGACAAGAGCTACAACTCCTACTAACTTAGGACATTTCAATCCGGATTGGACGTTTGGTTTTAACAATACATTTAAATATAAAAAATTCACTTTAAACATCGGGATCGATGGAAGTATAGGTGGTGTGATGAGATCTCAGGTAGTCGAAAAAATGTGGTGGGGTGGAAAACATCCGAACTCTACAGCTTACAGAGACCAGGAATATGCGAATCCGGGAACGTATTATTTCGTTCCGGATGGTGTAAATTATAATGCCGCAACAGGAACTTATACTCCGCACACCAAAGCAATCAGCTTCCAGGATTGGGCACAGAATTATCCATATCAGGCTAGGGTAACAGAAGATGAAAGCGAATTATTTGCTAATGTTTTCGACAGAACTTTTGTGAAATTAAGATCTGTAGTTCTGGAATATGACTTCTCATATCTTCTTAATCCAAAAGGTATGGTAAAAGGTTTCACAGCCAATATTTCTGCCTACAATCTTGCAATGTGGAAAAAATCTAAAAATTTGTACTCTGATCCGGATTTCCAGATCAAAACAGGTAATGATATTCAGGATCCGTCAAGCAGATGGTTCGGAGTAGGATTTAATCTTAAATTTTAATTAAAAAGCATTTCAATCAACATGAAAAATATTATAAAAGCATTATTTATCGTAGGATTATTTGCATTGACGTCTTGCGAAACCAATCTTGACACAATCAACGAAAATCCGAACGATCAGGCGAGTATTGATCCTAAATTCCTTTTAACATACGTTTCAAAATCTGCTTTTCAGGTGAATGGCGACAATATGTACGCTTCAAGAATGATGATTGGTACAGACGGAGAAAATACTTATCAATACATGAAATGGAACGATGCTTCGTTCGACACTTACTCTTCAGGGCTTTTGAACACTGCTAAAATGATGCAGGAAGCC encodes:
- a CDS encoding SusC/RagA family TonB-linked outer membrane protein — protein: MKKTLATFAIFLLPLYLTAQEINISGNVKSENGSTISGVNITDKNSGKSVTTDQNGNFTITANPKDILEFYSPEFSSYSIEVSSKRNYSVVLKKVSEKQIEGVVITALGIAKKKEKIGYSTQEVGTKQFESITTPSIGNLFSGQVAGLNVSNPTGMQQAPEFTLRGNSNLVFVIDGVIVEKGVFQNLDPNNIENINVLKGAPASALYGSRGRYGAVLITTKSAKKKGFTVEFSQNTMVTGGFTNLPKTQTEYGNGSHGQYEFWDGADGGVNDGDMIWGPKFVPGTKIAQWNSPIRDKVTGQTIPWYGAVTGTQYNDKSRYERVPIDWEYHDNLSTFLKPAVINNNSFSVSYKNNKDTYRLSGNFMNYDDRVPEAYLQRYGINFSSENHLGDKLIFDTKFNFTQTFTPNIPNYDYNPSGHMYTILIWMGGDVDGRDLKNHMWIPGKEGTAQANWNYAWYNNPWFGAEYYKNKNRTDVINAQTGLEYKATQDFSVKGKISLVENHNKQEILSPYSYFNYSAPRSGGYILNDTKTWNLNSDVLATYKKKISDNFDFTINAGGSTFYYKNDVDNASTDGLKVPEQYTLDNSIGSVKYYDYLKEKLIYSVYSTIDVGLYNAFFINVSGRNDWSSTLPKANRSYFYPSASLSAVISNLVKMPESINLLKLSASWAKVAYDFQPYSIRNYYLNNSGVTYNGNPTYYYPTTLNYENSLKPEQTKSYELGLSAGLFNNRITLDATYFRTLDYNNILQFPSAQSSGFTSQYVNGNEYTTKGVEISLGLVPIKTANFTWKSLINWSKYEQKLTSIYGDMPNYNNIKLGERMDSYYDITWQKSPDGKVILDAETGMPTRATTPTNLGHFNPDWTFGFNNTFKYKKFTLNIGIDGSIGGVMRSQVVEKMWWGGKHPNSTAYRDQEYANPGTYYFVPDGVNYNAATGTYTPHTKAISFQDWAQNYPYQARVTEDESELFANVFDRTFVKLRSVVLEYDFSYLLNPKGMVKGFTANISAYNLAMWKKSKNLYSDPDFQIKTGNDIQDPSSRWFGVGFNLKF